In the Paramisgurnus dabryanus chromosome 18, PD_genome_1.1, whole genome shotgun sequence genome, TTAATAAAAAGTCTTCTTTTATTATTAATCACCCTTGATTTATTGTATGGCCCTTACTCTGTCTTCCTCTGTAGGCCTGTGGATGTATTTGATAGGGCCAGCAGAGGAAGAGGTAATGGCAGGGGACGAGGAGCCCGAGGCCCAGGATATCCAAGATCAAATGATGGATTTGACCAGAGAGGAAAGAGGGAATTTGAAAGGCATAGTGGCAGTGACCGGGCGTATGTTTTAATTCATTGCTCTCATGTCAGACCTATAATGGAAAAGCTAAATTTTGTATATAGGCCTACAGCAGACAAATAGACGACTTGTGTGCACAATACCTGCTTAAACTAGGTGTTATTTTAAATCAGGAGTGTCCGTTCAGAAGAGAAGCGAGGTGGCAGTGGATCTCGCAACTGGGGTTCTGTGAAAGATCATATGAGGTGTTTCACATTTTATACTAAGTCTTCATTTAAATGATATTACTGATTTACAGGTCAAGtcctttaaatttaaatgaatataaTTGTCCTTGTTTCCTGTAGTGAAATCGAAGATGGATCACCCAGTGAAGAGGTTGGAGAAAGTGAGGAGACCCCTGAGATAGTGGAGACTGATGGAGAAAACAGGTCAGTTTTATACATCTGTAGGGAATATCTTGTATTGCACATTATGCTTTGCAGCAAATTTGACTGCGTGACCTATGAACTTGCCTCATCCTTTTCTatagtagtcaacatttgaagtggatcaaaaacattcatcaaacttgtcctaagacaagaacgggtactgggtattggttttaagacaacttttaggaaaggttttgatccacttcaaatgttgactagtgtagttcGTAATGGATGGTTTTGTAGAAATCTTTGTCTTCTATCTCATACAGGCCATCTGAGACTGAGGAAGTGATTGAGGTTGCTATAGAGATGACACTGGATGAGTGGAAGGCCCTACAGGAGCAAAACAGGCCTAAAGTGGACCTAAATATCCGCAAGGCAGACACCGCTATGCCTTCCAAAGCTGTGGTCATCCACAAGTCTAAATTCCTCACAGTAAGGAGATATTTTGTGCATAGATTTCTACTTTGTAATTTTGGCCTATTCTGACTGGTTCCAGTCTTGTGtgaggattattattataatggtATTAAactaaaaactttttaaaattgtgtaattttttttgtttccaAAGGACAAGCCATTgttttaaaaagtacagtaattagatttttttttataagtagctgctgcttaaatggtctttttataatgctttaaattctatgtatttttttttaaagaaaaatgaagATGGCATGGAAGAAGAGGAAATGGTTTTTCGTCGTCCAGCCAATGACATCACGCGTCAATTGGAGATCAACTTTGGCAGCTTGGCTCGGCCCTCTCGTGGTGGGAGAGGCGGACGAGGTGGTCGTGGCCGTGGGGCTCCGACAATGCCGTCCCAAAGATCTCCCCAAAAATATGAAGCAGTAAGTTTCATCAGAAAAGCAACCAGCAAGCATTTTCAGATGCAACACGTTAGTTTGAGGCACTTTGCCAAGTAACTCAATGTTAAAAGTTTTGTGCAGCATGTGTGCGTTAGGGGTTAAATTATGTTTTGGTGTTTTCTTAGGCTCCAAACCCAGATGATCCTGAGGATTTCCCTGCACTGGGTTAGTGCTCCTCCAGAGAAGGATGGGGAAGAGCAAACAGTTCTGCAACCTACTTTGGTAACAATGCAGTGGGCAAAGTGCACTTAAAATACatgcaaattaaaataaaaatatgcacgcCTTGTATCGTTCCAATTTTTCTCCTCTTGTTTGGATGCTGGAGAAATGGTTTGTTCTCAAATAAAGCAAGTTAGTAGATGCATTTAACCTATCCTTTGTATTTAAAGACTTTATTGCCAGAAACTGTTTGGTGTTCAAAATTATGAATCATTTAATTTGGGGGAAATGTATGATTGACTTTTTTTGCATCTGcggggttcccacgggtccttgaaaatttgtgaatctggggggaaaaattcaaggccttgaagtttttgaaaatatacatgcatagatacaggtcattgaaagtgcttgaatctattttactggaaaaaaatccatattccctgtgtagtgtaggatgatatcataaaaattctagactttaaacgcacgtgctaaactgttcgctttaaatgcttatatcttctgtatgcgaatagtgattcataccaaaatccttttcatttttcaaacacaactatgcaaaaatgtctctggttacgtatggaGGCACTGCGTCTCCATTGCTGTTCTTCCTGCGCCCCGTAATGCTGTCTGTGGCAACATTTctgatagcgatatacttcctggctcccacgtcaccctgtcttttagcctcaccattggttgaatttgatttacacattcagacgcacctacccttggaggcgtcaccgcagtgacgcagcacaAGTTCCCTGGAAAGGGAAATGTAACTGTGTattaaaggtaacacaatgtaaccttgctctcacttgaaatgtgtccccacattcagtccttgaatttgagggtattggacctggaaagtccttgaaaggtccgtGAATTTGAAGTTGActaagcaacttacagtgcattacagcatatacatttttataattgtgTGTTTTCAGAGGTTGAGTACATTTTGTGCTGCttacacaatgctctaccactgagctatgcAGGAGCATCTGTATATAACTGCATTACATCCTTGTGTGAGGTGGTGTCTGTCCATGGCAATTGGTAATGGCACCAATTTTGTGTTGAAGCTGTACAACGTAAATAAAGTGAGAACAGGGGAAGCATAGGCCTAGAAAGAGGTTTCTGAAACAGCGGTCCAAACCAATTAAAaattgtttctgcatttctcaATGCATTACTTAATTTTTGCCACCAGGGGTCTGCATACCCTGTAGAATAAGAGGCATCTGAGCATTTTAGCTTTCAAGAGTTATCAACTTTGCTATTTCTCAtgtgagagagggagagagcaaGATAACAGCAATACTCTTGGTTTGAGATGTCTCACAGTACTGTCACCCACTGCTTGAAAAATCTTTTTGAGCTCAGACGATCCTTATTTTGTGGGTAGACGTGTTTTCTAAAGGCCACAGTGCTTTAGCTGGTGATGGAATGTCAGACTGCTGGTCAAACAGTGAAGGAAAGTTAAATTTGCAATGAGTTTTCACCAACCCTCATTGCATCACTATAGATGTTGGCAGTTTGCTTGACAGTCCTGCCGATCTTGCAAAGGAAATGGGTGGCTTGTCCCAATCCCTCATGTTTACAGGACATTTACCAACACTCAAAGTGAAGTTTCTCATTGGAGAAATGGGCTTTAGTGAGAAGTTCCCCATGCCAAATTTTTTTAGCTGTCCCCTtgattgctttgacatttatcTTTGAGCTGTAACATTTTTGCCTTTGTGTAGTCATACACTACACTGTTTCACTCTTTGAAGCTAGTCTGTTGTTCTTTTAGGAGGCTGGGCCAAATTCCCATGGCTGGGTTAAAACAGATGATTGTAAATGTTAGGCTTAAGTGTTCTCTCTGCTTTCTCAGCTCTTTTTTTGTAGATAGTGTGTTGAACTggtataacacacacacacaggcgtGAGCTCATTGTAGCTGACAGAGTGAATCCAGATGGATAAAGCAGTGATATTGGAAGGATGTGTGTACACAATATACTCAAAGTCCAAAGTTTTCTTTATCTTGGCTTAGCATCTTATATTTTCACATCATCCCCAATAACTTTACCATTCTTTGAGCATTAAAGGGGCTTTCGAATTGTGCATGATTCTAATTACCTGTCTGCTGTTATGAATTAATATAAATCCGGTGGAGCATAGAAAATAAATGGTCATTGGTTGTTGGCTTTGAGCCACAAAGTGATTAGTAATTCATTATAGTGTTGAACTTGGTATAAtctccaaaaaatatttgatcCTTTTGTTTATTTGGCCTGAATAAATGTTAGGCTAAATCTTAAACAAATGAGATCTTGTTTTAGCTTAAATTTAGAGGGTTCCTCTATTATAATGACCTAAGGTACAGTCCTGTAAGCATTTTATGTTATGTCTTAACTGAGCTGACAGTAATAGTCTTGGGCCCAGTCCAGGCGCTAGGATGGCAAAACTGGGGGGGGGCACTTTAATTTCTTGGGGGTGGGGGCTTTACACATACCTTATTGTGACCGATTTCCTGATCCTTTTCATTTATTACGGCTACTAATATTATTGCCTGTATTACGGCGACACTGGTGGTGTTGCTTTGCTTTGTTTCAGCCTGTGATTTCGCTATCATACCATCATCATGGTAAAAGATTACACTTAACCAAACTGAAAATAAATCAGACTTTGGAACATTTGGACTGCCATTCGTCCGGGCTAACTTCAGTCTCAAGTCGAAGTGACTGAAATGATTCAGTGCTTCAACTTGAACTTAACTGGAAAAAAAGcttaaactaaacaaaaaactaaaacgtaactaatataaataatattaaataaacattcagTTAGTagtaaaaagtaaatgaaaATACTATGACCAAAATAGACCAAAACAGAAATTAATtgctaaaaaaatctatttaataaactgaagcaaagcatttaaaagtttacaacactttcaaatgttaatttttttgtttgtggcCCTGCATTTTTTATAATGGGAGGCATTATATTGTGTGGAAAATATCCTTCAGAGGATTATTATGCTACGCAGCTCTCTTTCTGGGGGAAATTCTTTATTGCCCCTCTTGGTGGCGGGCCTTgagttattttatgtattttataaaaggCTAGTCAATTTCTTAACTACTTTTATTTGCATGATTAAGTAACAACAGGCAGTCTTTTTGACCTgatactcttaaaaataaatgtgctttgAAGGGTCTGATCAAACTCCCTGCAATTTTCTGGTATACCTGATGACCCTGATTACCTTGCTCGGGTGTATTGATCAGGGCTTGAGGTAACACTGCAGAAAAGTGGATCACAAGACCCAGAGTTGAGAACCTCTGTCATAGGCAGACCGTTGAAGAAGCTTTTTTGTACCTTAACATTTAAAGAGCTTTTTTAAATGGAAAGGTATAAATGTTAGTTTTTTGTGTAACCATTCAACCAAAAATTGTTAATGGGCATCGTGAAGCTCcttaatttttttgagtgtatctGCACACAGAACtgcatgttttaatgtttgccCTTTACTGAATTTTGCATacttttttttgcaaatgtatGATTTTGGTCTAATACAACAGTACACCTAACTCAATTTCATGCGGTTTACCATGTTAAGTCCAAGTCATTCAGTACAGTTTTTAAAAGTCAGCAcggaaaatataaaaaaagtccAGGTTTCGTCTGGTTCTACCGATGGGCTCACACAACACTTGCCTAGCTCATTAAAATGTATGGTATCCAGAGGTCCTGTGCTGTGGTTGGACCGTTAAACATTAAGTTTAAGCTTTAAGGTGCCTCAAGGTTGCGCTCCATGGTATTGAGGTGAAACTTAAAGAAGCAACCCTGACGTATTGATTAGGGGTTTAGGGCTAGAGCTGTTGGCAACCTTGAATCCTGAAGTGTACTACAGAGACTTGTCAACTAAGGAAATGCTGTCTGATAAACAACAGTGCTTTTGGGATTCAATTTTGTTCATTTTGCACTTAACGGTTGAGGCAGTACTACTGAACAGaacgttttctttttttttttttgccaaaagaTAAAAACAACTGTGAACcaacactgttttttttttaattcattttatgTTATGTGTTTTCAAACAGGCAGGTTATATCAAAGTCGACCCTTATCTATTAATAACAAGCCACTAATCAATCAGGCCTCTAGAGCTAGTTAGACGCAGGCCGTTTTTGCCCTGCAGGGAGAGAGCGGTCCTATCAGCAGTACCCGTGCTTATTAATAATTCAGTAGCTCTGGGACCTCATAGATCTCTGCCCCACAGTCTTCAACACTGTGTCAGCATAAAGTAAATCCATCACAATTTGGCCTTCTTTGTATTGATTGGGGCTTTTATGTTAAATGTATTTAAGCAACAAGTAAATTTTTGCCATCGCTATGGGTAGAAATTATATCAGAATCGACTGGCAATTTGTTGGGGGCTTGGAGAGTACTTGAATAACATGCAACATACACAAAATGGAATAAAACAAAGATCATCTAGAATTGAACTTTAGATGAGGTAAAAGTTTAAAACTGTTGAAAATAGTTTACCAACCTTTATGTAAGGAACATGTGAATATTCTTATTTGTTTCCACAAGTTTTGACGCGTATCTTCTTTTCTTGTATACAGTGTTGggaaaagttacttttaaaagtaatgcattacaatattgagttactcccaaaaaaggtaactaattgcgttacttagttacttgtcatggaaagtaatgtttgcgttactttttcttggctgaggcttgatctctttcaggccttgcaggtgtttctTATGACTGAAatgttctgcattcagaaattgcatatttctacacaaaaatgtcgagctctggcctgctatctcagtttctgactcaaacggttcccacacaggcgtgtacgcctagagtgcataatgtgactgtttagtttaattcagtacatcattttttcaaattattatgttaaaaaaattaaattataattagTAGTAGAATTAAtgaaactaaaaaagtaacttgcattactttttaaaaaaagtaactaaaatattaatgtgtacatttaaaaagtaatgcgttactttactctttacttcagaaaagttttattataacgtaatgcacgttacttgtaatgcgttacccctaCACTGGTGATTTATTCTTCCAAGTTTCAATAAAGAATCACGTTTTCAAATACAGCATAATCTTGTCCAGCAATGTTTTCTCAACCATTTATTTGTAGAGATACTATACTTAAATATGCTATATCACAAAAGTAATGAAACTGTCAAAAGCACGTATAGCATGTACGTcaacaactttttttttttaaatgaactaCCAAAAATGACGTACTGAACATTCGCAGTAAGCACAAAtataaaccaaataaatataacacacaacaGCAACTGACTTATTAACAAAACCGTTATTGTAccaaaattacataataaaagttatgaaaatatggAATATGGCTCTTACACTTTAATTGCACGTCTAATTAAAAGAGTAATTTTTGAAGTCTAAAGAATAGATGGGTATTTTCAATATTATTCGCACAGAATTAGTATTTTTTTGGGGACCTTGTGTGATTTAGAAAGTACCCCCTCTACATGTGAGTTTCATGTGGCCCATTCGCACGGGATAAGAAAGGCCTGTGATTTTACTCAAATTTTCTGACTTCTGTCTGGGATATGATGTTAAAACTTTGGGTAACACTGTGTCGTATACATGCAACACCTTGTAAATGTATCTTTTCGTGTTAATCAGAGATGTTTTCCTAATCAGTCGTGCCGCGATGCCACATTGAGTGTCAGTCCTGAGACAACGGTCCTGCGATGTCGCGGCTGACCGCtctgcctttacagagatatcatttaaataaaagttcTACCTCTTTCTAAACTTCCATAATCGCACATAGACAAGAAAGGATTAGATGTTTAAAAGCTTAAATGTATAACAAAACCCACAAGTTTCACATGGAAAGCTATAAGCATAGGGACGTGTCTATGTATAGTATGTGACTTCTTAGCTGCAGTGCGGGAGGCGCAGAAActcagaaaaacaaaataaataagtgTACAGCCTTGAAAAATGATATACGATCTCGCCAAATCCTGGCCAGATTACAGAGATGCATATTCACACGGGACTAATATTATCACAGGACCTCTGTGTTTGGCGAAATATTGTAGGTCATTTGCTGGGgaatttttactttacaaattacAGATATGGCAGATTTGCACAGGATAAAATCGCAGACAACCTCTGCAATTATTACAAATCACTAGAGGTCATCAGGTCATACGAATCCTGTGTGAATTGGGCTTATGAGtctaaatgtattatttattagtATCAAAAACAATTAGAGTGAAGATTCTCAGATAAAGATTTTCTCGTATCTGAAACGGATGTGACATGCTTCTTCAACTACATGGATGCGTTTGAGCGTGAAATATGTAAATACGACTTCTTGACGGGTCTTATCATTTATCTGTCGCGGTGATGAAAATAACCACATTGTCTGGAACATTTGTTCCAGAGATGACTAATCAAAACATGAATTTTCCAGTACTCCGAGTTGGCACCCAGTCAAACCAACTCTGCAGTGTTTTAAAATAGACAAACAAtgtgtgaatgaattgttctcttatttaaacagatgtgaGTCTTACTTCATTTGAGGTTCAGCAGGTGTCTGGTGACTGTACAACAGTCTTTTTAGGCCACGGGCGGTGTGTGGTCTAACCTACCCTAGTTCTGCCACATCTTGGCTTATTGAATGTGGATAAATGCCCCCGGGTGATCCTCTGTTAGTCGACTGCTGATCTCTCAGTGGTGTGATCTAACATGGCCCTGACAGCTTATGGCTGTGTACTCCAAACTGCACATGTGTGAGCCTGTTTAATTAGTTCACACTGGATGTGCCATAGACACTTTGAAGGCCCTTAAGCGTGCTTTGTTAGAAAATGTTTACAGACAAAAAGTCATATTTATCACTGACCTCATTGGTGTTTGGGACTGCTGTGTTGCATGCTCTTCACAAGAAAGCACTTCTAAAATGGCCTCAACTATATGCCATTATAAACTGCATGGATGTTTGACATGGGTTTATATTTGTGATATTTTAGGAATACATACTGTGCGAGTTAAAGTTCAAGGACTGTTGTGTATGCATATGTATGACTGGTTTGGCCTGAGGGATGTAAAGATCTACCTTGTATTATTATGGGTGGTTATCAGCATCCTGCGGCTATGCCAAAAGTTTCCATGCAATGTAAAGGTCATTGTGATGACTCCAGTGGGTGGTGGAGCGGGCACTTGGCCTGTAAGCCCTTACTGTGGCTCAGGGGGTATTAAAGAGGCATTACGTTTGTTTACCCttcattttgtttgtgaaagtGCAGCGGACGTAAACTTGTACAGAGCTCAGACAAGAAATACCTTAATCCATTTACTGTAATCCAGAGATTCATGTTCTAGTTGTGGAAAGCACTGTTATTATCCTTATGTAATTGAAAATGTAAGGGTGAGGTAGTTCATGCCATTTAAAGTATAAAGCTTGTGGATGCAAGCTCTTAGCGCAGTATCTTGTGCAGAAGTTCATAGAAGTTTAGATTAcctaatttttttgttattgtgCAATTACAGATGCACCATTAAAGTGAAGTGATTTGTAGACAacaaagaaaacttattttattGTGTAGTGTTTTTCTGCATAAAGCAAAATGCTTGTCAAGCTCTAAATATTGAAACAACCTCCATGGATTTATAAAAGTAGTCCATATGACTACTTACAgttcacaaatattttaaaacttcTGTGATATCTATTTAAG is a window encoding:
- the LOC135776848 gene encoding intracellular hyaluronan-binding protein 4 isoform X2, translated to MTELVEEMPDEGYGCVVANRFGRLLDDESDPFDILFAAEAGKRQKKKKEEPKKTSTAAKTGKKESQKERKTILPGVGGGQGQIRLARGEVVERVERRVSFERKFNDADNTPLSFSVERPVDVFDRASRGRGNGRGRGARGPGYPRSNDGFDQRGKREFERHSGSDRASVRSEEKRGGSGSRNWGSVKDHMSEIEDGSPSEEVGESEETPEIVETDGENRPSETEEVIEVAIEMTLDEWKALQEQNRPKVDLNIRKADTAMPSKAVVIHKSKFLTKNEDGMEEEEMVFRRPANDITRQLEINFGSLARPSRGGRGGRGGRGRGAPTMPSQRSPQKYEAAPNPDDPEDFPALG
- the LOC135776848 gene encoding intracellular hyaluronan-binding protein 4 isoform X1, which gives rise to MTELVEEMPDEGYGCVVANRFGRLLDDESDPFDILFAAEAGKRQKKKKEEPKKTSTAAKTGKKESQKERKTILPGVGGGQAGQIRLARGEVVERVERRVSFERKFNDADNTPLSFSVERPVDVFDRASRGRGNGRGRGARGPGYPRSNDGFDQRGKREFERHSGSDRASVRSEEKRGGSGSRNWGSVKDHMSEIEDGSPSEEVGESEETPEIVETDGENRPSETEEVIEVAIEMTLDEWKALQEQNRPKVDLNIRKADTAMPSKAVVIHKSKFLTKNEDGMEEEEMVFRRPANDITRQLEINFGSLARPSRGGRGGRGGRGRGAPTMPSQRSPQKYEAAPNPDDPEDFPALG